From a single Mycolicibacterium mengxianglii genomic region:
- a CDS encoding prolyl oligopeptidase family serine peptidase has translation MAEDPYLWLEDITGDEALEWVRAHNEPTLAELCDDQFEEMRRQALEVLDTDSRIPYVRRRGDYLYNFWRDADNPRGLWRRTTLESYRTESPDWDVVFDLDAYCRAVDANWVWAGADVIEPDHNRALFSLSPGGSDAAVVREFDMVTREFVDGGFEVGEAKTQITWEDPDTVLIGTDFGPDSLTESGYPRIVKRWRRGQALADAETVFTGPATDVIVAASVDRTPGYERTFVSRAIDFFNDEVYELRAGELIRIDAPTDASVGAHHDWLTIELRTDWDTGEASYPAGALLAANYDEFLAGTASLEVVFTPDEHTALHQHVWTKDRLVLVTLKDVASDVHVLTPGTWTSEPMPGIPVNTNTVVVAADDNGDEVFLDSSGFNSPSRLLHGPVSGPLQQIKSAPAFFDSENISVTQYFATSADGTAIPYFVVGAGSGPGPTLLGGYGGFEVARTPGYDGVLGRLWLARGGTYVLANIRGGGEYGPSWHTQAMRENRHKVDEDFAAVARDLVQRGITTVDQLGAQGGSNGGLLMGIMLTKYPELFGALVCQVPLLDMKRFHLLLAGASWVAEYGDPDDAQDWEFIAKYSPYQNISADRHYPALLMTTSTRDDRVHPGHARKMTAALEAAGHQVRYYENIEGGHAGAADNAQTAFKSALSYSFLWRVLGAK, from the coding sequence GTGGCTGAAGACCCTTACCTGTGGCTCGAAGACATCACCGGCGACGAGGCACTCGAGTGGGTACGCGCCCACAACGAACCCACGCTGGCCGAACTGTGTGACGACCAGTTCGAAGAGATGCGCCGCCAGGCGCTGGAGGTGCTCGACACCGACAGCCGGATCCCGTACGTGCGGCGTCGGGGCGACTACCTCTACAACTTCTGGCGCGACGCCGACAACCCCAGGGGGCTGTGGCGGCGGACGACGCTGGAGAGCTACCGCACCGAGAGCCCCGACTGGGACGTGGTGTTCGATCTGGACGCCTACTGCCGCGCCGTGGACGCCAACTGGGTGTGGGCGGGCGCCGACGTCATCGAGCCCGATCACAACCGGGCCCTGTTCAGCCTCTCCCCCGGCGGCTCCGACGCCGCAGTGGTGCGCGAATTCGATATGGTGACAAGAGAATTCGTCGATGGCGGTTTCGAGGTCGGTGAAGCCAAGACCCAGATCACCTGGGAAGATCCGGACACGGTGCTGATCGGCACCGACTTCGGACCGGATTCGCTCACCGAGTCCGGCTACCCCCGGATCGTGAAACGCTGGCGCCGCGGTCAAGCGCTCGCCGACGCCGAGACGGTCTTCACCGGGCCTGCCACCGACGTCATCGTCGCCGCCTCGGTGGATCGCACCCCAGGTTATGAACGCACCTTCGTCAGCCGTGCCATCGACTTCTTCAACGACGAGGTGTACGAGCTACGTGCCGGCGAGCTCATCCGCATCGACGCGCCCACCGACGCGTCGGTGGGCGCTCATCACGACTGGCTGACGATCGAGCTGCGCACCGACTGGGACACCGGTGAAGCCAGCTATCCGGCCGGCGCACTGCTGGCCGCCAACTACGATGAATTTCTTGCCGGCACAGCATCATTGGAAGTGGTTTTCACCCCCGACGAGCACACCGCGCTGCACCAACATGTCTGGACCAAGGACCGGCTGGTGCTGGTCACACTCAAAGACGTGGCCAGCGATGTGCATGTACTGACGCCGGGAACGTGGACCTCCGAACCCATGCCCGGTATCCCGGTGAACACCAACACCGTCGTCGTCGCCGCCGACGACAACGGTGATGAAGTCTTCCTGGACTCCAGCGGCTTCAACAGCCCGTCGCGACTGCTGCACGGTCCCGTCAGCGGGCCACTGCAGCAGATCAAATCGGCCCCAGCGTTCTTCGATTCCGAAAACATCTCCGTCACACAGTATTTCGCGACGTCAGCTGACGGCACCGCGATCCCCTATTTCGTCGTAGGCGCTGGCTCCGGGCCCGGCCCCACCCTGTTGGGCGGCTACGGCGGGTTCGAGGTGGCTCGCACACCCGGCTACGACGGCGTGCTGGGCCGGCTCTGGCTGGCCCGCGGCGGCACCTACGTGCTGGCCAATATCCGCGGCGGCGGTGAGTACGGACCGTCCTGGCACACCCAGGCGATGCGCGAGAACCGCCACAAGGTCGACGAGGATTTCGCCGCCGTGGCACGCGATCTGGTGCAGCGCGGGATCACCACGGTCGACCAGCTGGGCGCTCAGGGCGGCAGCAACGGCGGCCTGCTGATGGGCATCATGCTCACCAAGTACCCGGAGCTGTTCGGCGCGTTGGTCTGCCAGGTGCCGTTGCTCGATATGAAGCGCTTCCATCTGCTGCTTGCCGGTGCGTCGTGGGTGGCCGAGTACGGTGACCCCGACGATGCCCAAGACTGGGAGTTCATCGCGAAGTATTCGCCGTACCAGAACATCTCGGCCGACAGACACTATCCCGCGTTGCTGATGACGACCTCCACACGTGATGACCGCGTACATCCGGGGCACGCCCGCAAGATGACCGCCGCACTCGAAGCCGCTGGTCATCAGGTGCGCTACTACGAGAACATCGAAGGTGGTCACGCCGGTGCGGCCGACAACGCGCAGACGGCGTTCAAGTCGGCACTGAGCTACTCGTTCCTGTGGCGGGTGCTGGGCGCAAAGTGA
- a CDS encoding DUF2563 family protein — MFVAIPQMRAGTKHSYEAAAGLKEAGKALLRATPVPGTFGGFAAARSFDGALTQAHTRHVGCLANHVIRLHL; from the coding sequence GTGTTCGTCGCCATACCTCAGATGCGCGCCGGGACCAAGCACTCATACGAGGCAGCCGCAGGCCTCAAGGAGGCCGGAAAGGCACTTCTGCGAGCGACGCCGGTCCCCGGCACCTTCGGTGGCTTCGCCGCCGCCAGGTCGTTTGACGGTGCGCTGACCCAGGCTCACACGCGCCATGTCGGTTGCCTCGCCAATCATGTGATCCGCCTGCACCTCTGA
- a CDS encoding putative alpha/beta hydrolase, with the protein MQLKYLSVKGLIAEAGGDPWGINATVQSGEPGQISELATAFYDAGVSMSETSEEFSRAKDRFEDSWNRENGDHPINDSAEVKRATVALNLSREQLTRVGVDLQKIAAALAETQRSCAECIATLENNLQAIDDAIDRTVQQTGLPVDELDIEPIENMAELDTRDALTAVTNARDSYAGQLTRSMSEIEAEGYDPSAIDTSDGNGQTDEAAAEMEAAQYGFMQRAADQVMVDSPGPATPDKDAAADRLRDYATISGADASPAAVELAAQRLDDYQQAMMPVPGRRDSILGVDSRSRAQSRLRMQKMLEEGTPWQQPMSRDEATAWMNEEEAQMKATTLEKTEALLVQAGMAQRDADAILDAMSSGLTLADLQQYADVLGTAGQDFDGRVSIGRHAVDRFDPDTVRAIGQLGKHVKGAGSLLEVGLAFDAWLSGAPTGETFGGLGGSFAGGAGGGAALGFLGGSALGPGGAFAGMIIGSVGGGVIGEEVGRYAGSKLFD; encoded by the coding sequence ATGCAACTCAAGTACTTGAGCGTCAAGGGGCTCATCGCGGAGGCTGGCGGTGATCCTTGGGGAATCAATGCAACCGTCCAAAGCGGGGAGCCCGGTCAGATCTCTGAGTTGGCGACGGCGTTCTACGACGCGGGTGTGTCGATGTCCGAGACCTCCGAGGAATTCAGTCGCGCCAAGGACCGATTTGAAGATTCCTGGAATCGGGAAAATGGGGATCATCCGATCAATGACTCCGCTGAGGTCAAGCGGGCCACCGTCGCGCTGAATCTCAGCAGAGAGCAGCTCACCCGTGTGGGAGTAGACCTGCAGAAGATCGCTGCGGCACTGGCAGAGACACAGCGCTCATGCGCCGAGTGCATCGCCACTTTGGAAAACAACCTCCAGGCAATCGATGACGCAATCGACCGGACGGTGCAGCAGACGGGACTCCCCGTTGACGAGCTGGACATCGAGCCCATCGAGAACATGGCCGAGCTGGATACCAGGGACGCGCTGACAGCCGTCACCAACGCGCGCGACTCCTATGCTGGTCAGCTGACCCGCTCCATGAGCGAGATCGAGGCAGAGGGATACGACCCTTCGGCCATCGACACATCTGACGGTAACGGTCAGACCGACGAGGCGGCAGCGGAAATGGAAGCCGCACAGTACGGATTCATGCAGCGGGCAGCCGATCAGGTGATGGTCGACAGCCCCGGCCCCGCAACCCCAGACAAGGACGCCGCCGCAGACCGCCTACGCGACTACGCGACGATTAGCGGCGCGGATGCCTCGCCCGCAGCAGTAGAGCTCGCCGCCCAGCGTCTGGACGACTACCAGCAGGCAATGATGCCCGTGCCTGGCCGACGCGACTCGATTCTGGGTGTCGATTCTCGGTCGAGGGCCCAGTCGCGCCTCCGGATGCAGAAGATGCTCGAGGAGGGGACGCCGTGGCAACAGCCGATGTCGCGGGACGAAGCCACCGCCTGGATGAACGAGGAAGAAGCCCAGATGAAGGCGACAACGTTGGAGAAGACGGAGGCCCTCCTCGTCCAAGCTGGCATGGCGCAGAGGGATGCCGACGCAATACTCGATGCCATGTCGTCTGGCCTGACGCTAGCCGATCTACAGCAGTACGCCGACGTATTGGGTACGGCAGGCCAAGACTTCGATGGACGAGTCTCGATCGGTCGGCACGCCGTAGACAGATTTGATCCAGACACCGTTCGTGCGATCGGCCAGCTCGGCAAGCACGTCAAGGGGGCAGGTTCATTGCTGGAGGTCGGACTGGCGTTCGACGCCTGGTTAAGCGGCGCCCCTACTGGCGAGACATTCGGCGGTCTCGGCGGGAGCTTTGCCGGTGGTGCGGGAGGAGGGGCCGCACTCGGATTTCTCGGGGGCTCGGCGCTCGGACCAGGTGGCGCTTTCGCCGGGATGATCATCGGCTCCGTGGGCGGCGGGGTCATCGGCGAGGAGGTTGGGCGATATGCCGGAAGTAAGCTCTTTGACTAA
- a CDS encoding putative alpha/beta hydrolase: MSMPTLRHLSAASFAAAAGGDPWQVDDEIQAGDPGEISGLAEAFHQAGSHLKDADDHFNIAKKQFWDSWDRKDTVEHPINDSAEVQKVSAALGGQPDELAKIAVSLQQVAAALATAQRDSAALIEDLNADLHDIDDEIGEAMQELPFLAAELIGEAQQLTKAALDNIEAIRGAYIAQLHSAETAMMASGYAPGAIDESDATPGDAPREAAGQYEKSGQLAKDQATVEKASREHPNGHLGWSLDEIAADRRLDDFTSATDPANGAARYDGPQEQEEAARLAGSRLADFNLANSTGPVAKDPVLGGDMRDRAKARLTMQRQLMDAQLPWSNLPMSADDATRLMNQLAVQDRATALTRLQEQLQQQGISPEGAAAMVDGIGRGVMPQEYLDAAGAVSKVFDSGERAVDKFTELLPRGRHWQPGIAFTEADIRALAKLGDRFGAVGSVVELAVNVYDVTVNDASLVDVAGKAGGGLAGAWAFGEAGAMGGAAVAGPPGAFVGALVLGTAGAFVGEGVADKVMNWARN; encoded by the coding sequence ATGAGCATGCCGACTCTGCGTCACCTATCTGCGGCGTCATTCGCCGCCGCGGCCGGTGGCGACCCATGGCAGGTCGACGATGAGATACAGGCCGGCGATCCCGGTGAGATCAGCGGACTCGCCGAGGCATTCCATCAGGCAGGCAGCCACCTCAAAGACGCTGACGACCACTTCAACATCGCCAAGAAGCAGTTCTGGGACTCGTGGGACCGCAAGGACACGGTCGAGCATCCGATCAACGACTCAGCCGAGGTGCAGAAGGTAAGCGCGGCCCTCGGGGGTCAGCCTGATGAGCTCGCCAAGATCGCGGTGTCGTTGCAGCAGGTGGCGGCCGCCCTGGCAACTGCGCAACGAGACAGCGCAGCACTGATCGAAGACCTCAATGCTGATCTGCACGACATCGACGATGAGATCGGCGAGGCCATGCAGGAATTGCCTTTTCTCGCTGCGGAATTGATCGGCGAGGCCCAGCAATTGACGAAGGCGGCGCTGGACAACATCGAGGCCATCCGGGGCGCGTACATCGCCCAGTTGCACAGTGCTGAGACTGCAATGATGGCATCTGGATACGCCCCGGGCGCGATCGATGAGTCCGATGCGACGCCAGGTGACGCGCCCCGGGAAGCCGCGGGACAGTACGAGAAGTCCGGTCAGCTGGCCAAAGATCAAGCGACGGTGGAGAAGGCGAGTCGTGAGCATCCCAATGGCCATTTGGGATGGTCGCTGGACGAGATCGCGGCTGACCGTCGCCTGGACGACTTCACAAGCGCCACCGATCCCGCCAACGGGGCTGCTCGTTACGACGGGCCACAAGAACAAGAAGAGGCCGCGCGCTTGGCCGGCAGTCGGCTAGCTGACTTCAACCTCGCCAATTCGACCGGCCCGGTTGCCAAAGACCCTGTGCTGGGTGGTGATATGCGAGACCGGGCCAAAGCCCGACTGACGATGCAACGCCAGCTCATGGATGCTCAGCTGCCGTGGAGCAACTTGCCGATGTCCGCCGACGACGCGACCAGGTTGATGAACCAGCTTGCGGTGCAGGACCGCGCAACCGCGCTCACCCGCCTGCAGGAACAGTTGCAACAGCAGGGGATAAGTCCCGAGGGGGCCGCAGCGATGGTTGACGGAATAGGTCGTGGGGTCATGCCCCAGGAGTACCTCGACGCGGCAGGGGCGGTCTCGAAGGTGTTCGACAGTGGCGAGCGGGCCGTCGATAAATTCACGGAGCTGTTGCCACGAGGTAGACATTGGCAACCGGGCATCGCATTCACTGAGGCCGACATAAGGGCTCTCGCGAAACTAGGCGACCGTTTCGGTGCTGTGGGCAGCGTTGTGGAGCTTGCGGTAAATGTCTACGACGTGACTGTCAATGATGCATCTTTGGTCGACGTCGCAGGTAAGGCCGGCGGCGGCCTTGCAGGTGCCTGGGCGTTCGGTGAGGCCGGAGCGATGGGGGGAGCGGCGGTTGCGGGACCGCCGGGCGCGTTCGTGGGAGCACTGGTACTCGGAACCGCGGGCGCCTTCGTCGGTGAGGGAGTAGCAGACAAGGTGATGAATTGGGCGAGGAACTGA
- a CDS encoding DUF2563 family protein produces MSEGGYVVFVDFDGLRSGASTSYAAADRASEGAGRLARANVATSLFGDFAEAQKFQQALSAAHNRHVSLAEQHCTSLGAIGDQAHVARSTFIDMDEKHTAVLRDVY; encoded by the coding sequence TTGAGCGAAGGGGGTTACGTCGTGTTCGTTGACTTCGATGGTCTCCGCAGCGGAGCCAGCACGTCGTACGCCGCTGCCGACCGCGCTTCCGAGGGCGCGGGCCGACTGGCCAGAGCGAATGTGGCAACAAGTTTGTTCGGCGACTTCGCGGAGGCGCAGAAATTCCAGCAAGCACTGAGTGCGGCGCACAATCGCCACGTGAGTCTCGCCGAACAGCACTGCACCTCGTTGGGTGCCATCGGAGACCAGGCGCACGTCGCCAGATCCACATTCATCGACATGGACGAAAAGCACACGGCCGTCCTCCGCGACGTCTACTGA
- the ppk2 gene encoding polyphosphate kinase 2: MLADTNTYTVLDDDDDDPVLLLQPGDNVVDTWRENYPYDERMQRSEYEEQKRLLQIELLKLQRWSQRNGHRHVIVFEGRDAAGKGGTIKRFMEHLNPRGARVVALEKPTERERTQWYFQRYVSHLPAGGELVLFDRSWYNRAGVERVMGFCSPRQHAEFVRQVPLFEQMLVNDGISLTKLWFSVTQSEQRTRFTIRQVDPVRQWKLSPTDLASLDKWDDYTAAKEDMFALTDTELAPWIVVKSNDKKRARINAMRYVLGKFDYDNKDHEVVGRADPLIVGRALAD, translated from the coding sequence GTGCTGGCAGACACGAACACCTATACCGTCCTGGACGACGATGACGACGATCCGGTGCTGCTGTTGCAGCCCGGCGACAATGTCGTCGACACCTGGCGCGAGAACTATCCGTATGACGAGCGGATGCAGCGTAGTGAGTACGAGGAGCAGAAGCGGCTGCTGCAGATCGAACTGCTCAAGCTGCAGAGGTGGAGCCAGCGCAACGGGCACCGGCACGTCATCGTCTTCGAGGGGCGCGACGCAGCAGGCAAAGGCGGCACCATCAAGCGGTTCATGGAACACCTGAACCCGCGCGGCGCCCGCGTCGTCGCGCTGGAGAAGCCGACCGAGCGTGAACGCACGCAGTGGTATTTCCAGCGCTACGTCTCCCACCTGCCGGCCGGGGGTGAACTCGTGCTGTTCGACCGGTCCTGGTACAACCGCGCCGGCGTCGAGCGGGTGATGGGCTTCTGCTCGCCGAGGCAGCACGCCGAATTCGTCCGTCAGGTCCCGTTGTTCGAACAGATGTTGGTCAACGACGGCATCAGCCTGACAAAACTGTGGTTCTCGGTCACCCAATCCGAGCAGCGCACCCGGTTCACCATCCGCCAGGTGGATCCGGTGCGGCAGTGGAAGCTCTCGCCCACCGACCTCGCCTCGCTGGACAAATGGGATGACTACACCGCCGCCAAAGAGGACATGTTCGCGCTCACCGATACCGAGTTGGCACCCTGGATCGTGGTCAAGAGCAACGACAAGAAGCGCGCCCGGATCAATGCCATGCGCTATGTGCTCGGTAAGTTCGACTACGACAACAAAGACCATGAGGTGGTCGGCCGGGCCGATCCGCTGATCGTGGGGCGTGCCCTGGCCGACTGA
- a CDS encoding aldehyde dehydrogenase family protein: MTATSEVHATGTIVNPATGEVAGQVSWTDPADVPAIATGLREAQREWERRGPKARAKTLARFAVWLGDHRDEIERLLIAETGKSATDAAQEVPLLLMILSYYSKNVEKAMAPETRPAALPLLAIKKIAVHYRPRPVVGIIAPWNYPVANAMMDAIGALAAGCAVLLKPSERTPLTAEVLLRGWTESGAPPVLALAQGARLVSEAVIDVSDYIQFTGSSATGVKVMERAARRLTPVSLELGGKDPMIVCEDADIPLAANAAVWGAMFNAGQTCVSVERVYVLDAVYDQFINAVVQAVNALEVGAGEGKHLGALIDDTQVAVTERHVDDAIAKGAKALTGGKRPDGPGSFYPPTVLVDVDHSMACMTDETFGPTLPIMRVSSVAEAVRLANDSPYGLSAAVFSKDIQRAKDIAVQLDCGAVNINDVISNLMCTTAPMGGWKTSGIGTRFGGIDGIRKFCKQETVVAPRTSVGAGGNYYNNSLRAMARMNKLMTKMALAGPKRISK, from the coding sequence ATGACCGCCACCAGTGAAGTGCATGCCACCGGGACCATCGTGAATCCCGCAACCGGTGAAGTCGCCGGTCAGGTGAGCTGGACCGACCCTGCCGACGTCCCGGCCATCGCCACCGGCCTGCGCGAAGCGCAGCGCGAATGGGAACGTCGCGGCCCGAAGGCACGTGCCAAGACATTGGCGCGGTTCGCGGTGTGGCTCGGGGACCACCGCGACGAGATCGAGCGGCTGCTGATCGCCGAGACCGGCAAGTCGGCCACCGACGCCGCCCAGGAAGTGCCGCTGCTGTTGATGATCCTGTCGTACTACAGCAAGAACGTGGAGAAGGCGATGGCGCCGGAGACCCGGCCTGCGGCGTTGCCGCTACTGGCGATCAAGAAGATCGCCGTGCACTACCGGCCCCGGCCCGTGGTCGGGATCATCGCGCCCTGGAACTACCCGGTGGCCAACGCGATGATGGACGCCATCGGCGCGCTGGCGGCCGGCTGTGCGGTGCTGCTGAAGCCCTCGGAACGCACGCCCCTGACCGCGGAGGTGCTGCTGCGCGGCTGGACCGAGTCCGGCGCCCCGCCGGTGCTCGCGCTGGCGCAGGGTGCCCGGCTGGTGTCCGAAGCCGTCATCGACGTCTCCGACTACATCCAGTTCACCGGCTCGTCGGCCACAGGGGTCAAGGTGATGGAGCGTGCAGCGCGGCGCCTCACCCCGGTCAGCCTCGAACTCGGCGGCAAGGACCCGATGATCGTCTGCGAGGACGCCGACATTCCGTTGGCCGCCAACGCCGCGGTGTGGGGTGCGATGTTCAACGCCGGCCAGACATGCGTGTCGGTGGAGCGGGTCTATGTGCTCGATGCGGTCTACGACCAGTTCATCAATGCCGTGGTGCAGGCAGTGAACGCCCTCGAGGTCGGCGCCGGTGAAGGCAAGCACCTCGGTGCGTTGATCGACGACACTCAGGTCGCCGTCACCGAACGCCACGTCGACGACGCAATTGCCAAGGGGGCCAAGGCATTGACGGGCGGCAAGCGCCCCGACGGCCCGGGCAGCTTCTACCCGCCCACCGTGCTGGTCGATGTCGACCACTCGATGGCGTGCATGACCGACGAGACGTTCGGCCCGACGCTGCCGATCATGAGGGTGTCCTCGGTGGCCGAAGCGGTGCGGCTGGCCAACGACAGCCCCTACGGGTTGAGTGCAGCGGTGTTCTCCAAGGACATTCAGCGAGCCAAAGACATTGCCGTGCAACTCGATTGCGGCGCAGTGAACATCAACGACGTGATCTCGAACCTGATGTGCACCACCGCTCCGATGGGCGGTTGGAAGACCTCGGGCATCGGCACCCGGTTCGGCGGCATCGACGGGATCCGCAAGTTCTGCAAGCAGGAGACAGTGGTGGCTCCCCGCACCAGCGTGGGTGCCGGTGGCAACTACTACAACAACTCGCTGCGTGCGATGGCCCGGATGAACAAGCTGATGACCAAGATGGCGCTCGCCGGACCCAAACGCATCTCGAAGTAG
- a CDS encoding acyl-CoA thioesterase: MTHPFDVAMALDSMDGLMRGQTTPDFANMVGPFGGVTAAAIVRAIENHPDRLGDPVSLTVNYAAPIADGDFVVDLRAARTNRTNQHWIAELSQSTDVKTTATAVFGLRRPTWSDTEPRPPAVPAPEDCASQDNSSFVTWMRNYEMRFVEGAMPGADTGENPDSTTTVWVRPQPHRALDYAALTALCDVFYPRVFLRRGQFIPAGTISFTAYFHADADDLARQGDDYVLATARAQRFSGGFFDQSAQVWGRDGTLLAVTHQIVYFKG; the protein is encoded by the coding sequence ATGACGCACCCGTTCGACGTGGCAATGGCGCTGGACTCAATGGACGGGCTGATGCGAGGCCAGACCACCCCGGACTTCGCCAACATGGTGGGCCCCTTCGGCGGAGTCACCGCCGCGGCGATCGTGCGGGCCATCGAAAACCACCCCGACCGCCTCGGCGACCCGGTGTCGTTGACGGTCAACTACGCCGCGCCGATCGCCGACGGAGACTTCGTCGTCGACTTGCGGGCCGCGCGTACCAATCGCACCAACCAGCATTGGATCGCCGAACTCTCGCAGTCCACCGATGTCAAGACCACCGCCACCGCCGTCTTCGGCCTCCGCCGGCCCACCTGGTCCGACACCGAACCTCGTCCGCCTGCCGTCCCGGCACCCGAAGACTGTGCCTCACAAGATAATTCGAGTTTCGTGACGTGGATGCGCAACTACGAGATGCGGTTCGTCGAAGGCGCGATGCCCGGCGCGGATACCGGTGAGAACCCGGACTCGACCACCACCGTCTGGGTGCGGCCCCAACCCCACCGGGCACTCGACTACGCGGCGCTGACCGCGCTGTGCGACGTGTTCTATCCGCGGGTGTTCCTGCGGCGCGGGCAGTTCATCCCGGCGGGCACCATCTCATTCACCGCCTACTTCCACGCCGATGCCGACGACCTGGCCCGCCAGGGCGACGACTACGTACTCGCCACCGCACGCGCGCAACGGTTTTCCGGTGGGTTCTTCGACCAGAGCGCGCAGGTGTGGGGCCGCGACGGCACCCTGCTGGCCGTCACGCACCAGATCGTCTACTTCAAGGGTTGA
- a CDS encoding mycothiol transferase, producing the protein MADPRTAIQDLLRDAFTRLIEHVDELVDGLDDAVSTYRPTPDANTIAWLIWHSARVQDAQVAPIAGVEQVWTNDGWVDLFCLDLPRDDTGYGHSPADVAKVHASAEHLAGYYRGVHAMTLDYLSGVDADELERVVDENWDPPVTASVRLVSVIDDCAQHLGQAAYLRGIAP; encoded by the coding sequence ATGGCTGATCCTCGAACTGCGATACAGGACCTGTTGCGTGACGCGTTCACCAGGCTGATCGAGCACGTTGATGAGTTGGTCGACGGGCTGGACGACGCCGTCTCGACCTACCGCCCCACCCCGGACGCCAACACCATCGCCTGGTTGATCTGGCACAGTGCCCGGGTTCAAGATGCCCAAGTCGCCCCGATCGCCGGGGTTGAGCAGGTGTGGACCAACGACGGCTGGGTCGATCTTTTCTGTCTCGATCTGCCTCGCGACGATACCGGCTATGGGCATTCACCAGCTGACGTGGCGAAGGTGCACGCCAGCGCCGAACACCTGGCCGGGTACTACCGCGGGGTGCATGCGATGACGCTGGATTACCTCTCCGGCGTCGACGCCGATGAGCTGGAACGGGTGGTCGACGAGAACTGGGATCCGCCGGTGACCGCCAGTGTGCGGTTGGTCAGCGTGATCGACGACTGCGCGCAGCATCTGGGACAGGCAGCGTATCTGCGTGGTATCGCCCCGTAG
- a CDS encoding VOC family protein → MIDHFGINCSDWAKSQEFYDKVLGVLGYTRQMDVGVAVGYGSDGHPAFWIGDAPAGNVAGPNREVHIAFAAKDAAAVQAFFHTALALGAEPLHEPRLWPEYHDKYYGAFVRDPDGNNVEAVFHGGGPTG, encoded by the coding sequence GTGATCGACCACTTCGGAATCAATTGCAGCGATTGGGCCAAATCGCAGGAGTTCTACGACAAGGTGCTGGGCGTCCTCGGGTACACCCGGCAGATGGATGTCGGTGTGGCAGTGGGATACGGGAGCGACGGGCACCCGGCGTTCTGGATCGGCGATGCCCCGGCCGGCAACGTGGCCGGACCGAACCGGGAGGTGCACATTGCCTTCGCCGCCAAGGACGCCGCCGCCGTACAGGCGTTCTTTCACACCGCGCTGGCTCTGGGTGCCGAGCCGCTGCACGAACCGCGCCTGTGGCCGGAGTATCACGACAAGTACTACGGCGCATTCGTCCGTGATCCCGACGGCAACAACGTCGAGGCGGTATTTCACGGCGGCGGCCCCACCGGGTAG